Proteins co-encoded in one Lates calcarifer isolate ASB-BC8 linkage group LG17, TLL_Latcal_v3, whole genome shotgun sequence genomic window:
- the LOC108896380 gene encoding uncharacterized protein LOC108896380 isoform X9 produces the protein MAGLCNVRILLLWVGIISLVNCQDSSGETGNGNGLENSNPSPPHTTAVSTSPSLSTVSVISSPASTAAKSTSPSVPIVSITPSPPHTMAAAPAMSSDTPTAAAQPPLISSAPTSVSPNQTNNSTTMSATPTTHPNKTNIQTDSDNKTSPAVTQLNTTVTPTTQAPPTTSGPPPQCSYTVKSIKFGFQINITSSTTGNYNITINEEGRPDTENKSMVQHSSQNSSHEIKHLKPCTEYKHSVTFLDTSAGRENIHCNSTEKDNKTTIGMSEDDIEDATSCIPAYVCYQTDWDITSLQSTPNKIQDERCGSKTLCVKPGYNDICSDFTTTITSENRGSSSFSFTKSISIDFLNPSEINQTVPNKVPVEINTKLPPNCKSLSIDYNCWAVSSEHGKVSESKTLSELEPFTDYSCMVQIKDNDVTLKKNTALVHVYIKCDLTIINTQNSTNTSIELSWTTTSQKCKDVPHHLQKLSYNCICSDVSNQKHKSTAEKQPSGGTCNVTGLKPYTDYTCEVQPIYNNKIVAQSNPVKQRTEIGIPDAITNIHMWSHPYYDRIEVNCEYIGSFNGPKKIYIARLHDRSGTLLESVNDTQCRFEFKDQSDHINYTVQVTAFNGHFESEPKTEIITTRSIILKDRGPRRPLVIIIIIILILITSAFLVYKICVPWHRKSKSDVNEDLMFQSTASYVTVPQSAHCRKKNAMGERPDGDTYQVILYSY, from the exons GTCAAGACAGTAGTG GTGAAactggaaatggaaatggacTAG AAAATTCAAACccctcacctccacacaccacAGCAGTTTCCACTTCACCTTCGCTTTCCACTGTGTCTGTCATCTCCTCACCTGCAAGCACGGCAGCAAAATCTACTTCACCCTCAGTACCCATTGTATCTATCACCccctcacctccacacaccaTGGCAGCAGCTCCTGCCATGTCTTCAGACACTCCAACTGCTGCCGCCCAACCTCCACTCATCTCATCAGCCCCCACCTCAGTCTCCCCAAATCAGACAAACAATTCAACTACCATGTCTG CCACTCCTACCACACACCCAAACAAAACCAACATCCAAACAGACTCTGACAACAAGACCTCACCTGCAGTCACCCAGCTCAACACCACAGTGACTCCTACCACCCAAG ctcctccaacCACTTCAGGTCCACCTCCACAGT GTTCTTACACTGTAAAATCCATCAAGTTTGGCTTCCAGATTAACATTACAAGCTCTACGACTGGTAACTACAACATAACCATTAATGAAGAAGGCCGACCAGATACTGAAAACAAATCCATGGTTCAGCACTCCAGTCAAAATTCATCACATGAAATCAAACACCTGAAGCCCTGTACTGAATATAAGCACTCTGTGACATTTCTTGATACTAGTGCtggcagagaaaacatccaCTGTAACAGCACTGAAAAggataacaaaacaacaattggAATGA GTGAAGACGACATTGAAGATGCCACCAGCTGCATCCCTGCATATGTTTGTTACCAAACTGACTGGGACATCACCTCTTTACAATCAACACCAAATAAGATTCAAGATGAGCGATGTGGCAGTAAAACACTCTGTGTCAAACCTGGTTACAATGACATTTGCTCTGATTTTACTACAACTATCACATCAGAAAACCGTGGGAGCTCTTCCTTTAGCTTCACCAAAAGCATCTCTATTG aTTTCTTGAATCCAAGTGAAATAAATCAGACTGTTCCCAATAAAGTTCCtgttgaaataaacacaaaattacCTCCAAACTGTAAAAGCCTCTCCATTGATTACAACTGTTGGG CTGTCTCCTCAGAACATGGCAAAGTCAGTGAGTCTAAGACTTTGTCTGAGCTGGAGCCTTTCACAGACTACAGCTGTATGGTTCAGATCAAGGACAACGATGTCaccctaaaaaaaaacacagctcttGTTCACGTCTACATTAAATGTG ATCTCACAATAAtcaacacacagaacagcaccAATACATCCATTGAGTTAAGTTGGACCACAACCAGTCAGAAATGTAAAGATGTCCCTCATCATCTTCAGAAGCTTTCATACAACTGCATCTGTAGTGATGTCTCCAATCAGAAACACAAGA GTacagctgaaaaacaaccaTCAGGAGGAACATGTAATGTTACTGGACTGAAACCTTACACTGATTACACCTGTGAAGTCCAACCCATCTACAACAACAAGATAGTTGCCCAGTCAAATCCAGTGAAACAGAGAACTGAGATTGGAA TACCAGACGCTATTACTAATATACACATGTGGTCACATCCATACTATGATCGGATTGAAGTAAATTGCGAATATATCGGGAGCTTTAATGGACCTAAGAAGATATACATAGCACGACTTCATGATCGTAGTGGCACTCTGCTTGAGAGTGTTAACGACACACAGTGTCGCTTTGAATTCAAAGATCAGAGTGACCACATAAACTACACAGTGCAG GTGACTGCTTTTAATGGACACTTTGAGAGTGAGCCCAAAACGGAAATTATAACCACTCGCT CCATCATTTTAAAAGATAGAGGCCCCCGACGTCCTCTggtcatcatcattatcatcatacTCATCCTCATCACATCTGCATTCTTGGTCTACAAGATCTGTGTTCCATGGCACAGAAAGTCCAAAAG TGATGTGAATGAAGATCTGATGTTTCAATCAACAGCGA GTTATGTTACTGTGCCTCAATCTGCTCATTGTCGCAAGAAGAACGCTATGGGAGAACGGCCTGATGGAGACACATACCAAGTCATCCTTTACTCCTATTAA
- the LOC108896380 gene encoding uncharacterized protein LOC108896380 isoform X7, producing MAGLCGLKILLLWIEIISLANCQDSSGETGNGNGLENSNPSPPHTTAVSTSPSLSTVSVISSPASTAAKSTSPSVPIVSITPSPPHTMAAAPAMSSDTPTAAAQPPLISSAPTSVSPNQTNNSTTMSATPTTHPNKTNIQTDSDNKTSPAVTQLNTTVTPTTQAPPTTSGPPPQCSYTVKSIKFGFQINITSSTTGNYNITINEEGRPDTENKSMVQHSSQNSSHEIKHLKPCTEYKHSVTFLDTSAGRENIHCNSTEKDNKTTIGMSEDDIEDATSCIPAYVCYQTDWDITSLQSTPNKIQDERCGSKTLCVKPGYNDICSDFTTTITSETCVSSSFSFTKSISIDFLNPSEINQTVPNKVPVEINTKLPPNCKSLSIDYNCWVFKPNLEPKRYCSPALSHKYQVLKKCCHLSVSSEHGRVRESKTLSELEPFTDYSCTGEIKDNDGTIKKTTAPVQFNIHCDLTIINTQNSTNTSIELSWTTTSQKCKDVPHHLQKLSYNCICSDVSNQKHKSTAEKQPSGGTCNVTGLKPYTDYTCEVQPIYNNKIVAQSNPVKQRTEIGIPDAITNIHMWSHPYYDRIEVNCEYIGSFNGPKKIYIARLHDRSGTLLESVNDTQCRFEFKDQSDHINYTVQVTAFNGHFESEPKTEIITTRSIILKDRGPRRPLVIIIIIILILITSAFLVYKICVPWHRKSKSDVNEDLMFQSTASYVTVPQSAHCRKKNAMGERPDGDTYQVILYSY from the exons GTCAAGACAGTAGTG GTGAAactggaaatggaaatggacTAG AAAATTCAAACccctcacctccacacaccacAGCAGTTTCCACTTCACCTTCGCTTTCCACTGTGTCTGTCATCTCCTCACCTGCAAGCACGGCAGCAAAATCTACTTCACCCTCAGTACCCATTGTATCTATCACCccctcacctccacacaccaTGGCAGCAGCTCCTGCCATGTCTTCAGACACTCCAACTGCTGCCGCCCAACCTCCACTCATCTCATCAGCCCCCACCTCAGTCTCCCCAAATCAGACAAACAATTCAACTACCATGTCTG CCACTCCTACCACACACCCAAACAAAACCAACATCCAAACAGACTCTGACAACAAGACCTCACCTGCAGTCACCCAGCTCAACACCACAGTGACTCCTACCACCCAAG ctcctccaacCACTTCAGGTCCACCTCCACAGT GTTCTTACACTGTAAAATCCATCAAGTTTGGCTTCCAGATTAACATTACAAGCTCTACGACTGGTAACTACAACATAACCATTAATGAAGAAGGCCGACCAGATACTGAAAACAAATCCATGGTTCAGCACTCCAGTCAAAATTCATCACATGAAATCAAACACCTGAAGCCCTGTACTGAATATAAGCACTCTGTGACATTTCTTGATACTAGTGCtggcagagaaaacatccaCTGTAACAGCACTGAAAAggataacaaaacaacaattggAATGA GTGAAGACGACATTGAAGATGCCACCAGCTGCATCCCTGCATATGTTTGTTACCAAACTGATTGGGACATCACCTCTTTACAATCAACACCAAATAAGATTCAAGATGAGCGATGTGGCAGTAAAACACTCTGTGTCAAACCTGGTTACAATGACATTTGCTCTGATTTTACTACAACTATCACATCAGAAACCTGTGTGAGCTCTTCCTTTAGCTTCACCAAAAGCATCTCTATTG attTCTTGAATCCAAGTGAAATAAATCAGACTGTTCCCAATAAAGTTCCtgttgaaataaacacaaaattacCTCCAAACTGTAAAAGCCTCTCCATTGATTACAACTGTTGGG tGTTTAAACCTAATCTAGAACCCAAAAGATACTGTTCACCAGCTCTGAGTCACAAATACCAGGTGCTGAAGAAATGctgtcatctttctgtctcctcagaaCATGGCAGAGTCCGTGAGTCTAAGACTTTGTCTGAGCTGGAACCTTTCACAGACTACAGCTGTACTGGTGAGATCAAGGACAACGATGGCACCATAAAAAAAACCACAGCTCCTGTTCAGTTTAACATTCACTGTG ATCTCACAATAAtcaacacacagaacagcaccAATACATCCATTGAGTTAAGTTGGACCACAACCAGTCAGAAATGTAAAGATGTCCCTCATCATCTTCAGAAGCTTTCATACAACTGCATCTGTAGTGATGTCTCCAATCAGAAACACAAGA GTacagctgaaaaacaaccaTCAGGAGGAACATGTAATGTTACTGGACTGAAACCTTACACTGATTACACCTGTGAAGTCCAACCCATCTACAACAACAAGATAGTTGCCCAGTCAAATCCAGTGAAACAGAGAACTGAGATTGGAA TACCAGACGCTATTACTAATATACACATGTGGTCACATCCATACTATGATCGGATTGAAGTAAATTGCGAATATATCGGGAGCTTTAATGGACCTAAGAAGATATACATAGCACGACTTCATGATCGTAGTGGCACTCTGCTTGAGAGTGTTAACGACACACAGTGTCGCTTTGAATTCAAAGATCAGAGTGACCACATAAACTACACAGTGCAG GTGACTGCTTTTAATGGACACTTTGAGAGTGAGCCCAAAACGGAAATTATAACCACTCGCT CCATCATTTTAAAAGATAGAGGCCCCCGACGTCCTCTggtcatcatcattatcatcatacTCATCCTCATCACATCTGCATTCTTGGTCTACAAGATCTGTGTTCCATGGCACAGAAAGTCCAAAAG TGATGTGAATGAAGATCTGATGTTTCAATCAACAGCGA GTTATGTTACTGTGCCTCAATCTGCTCATTGTCGCAAGAAGAACGCTATGGGAGAACGGCCTGATGGAGACACATACCAAGTCATCCTTTACTCCTATTAA
- the LOC108896380 gene encoding uncharacterized protein LOC108896380 isoform X3 — MAGLCNVRILLLWVGIISLVNCQDSSGETGNGNGLENSNPSPPHTTAVSTSPSLSTVSVISSPASTAAKSTSPSVPIVSITPSPPHTMAAAPAMSSDTPTAAAQPPLISSAPTSVSPNQTNNSTTMSATPTTHPNKTNIQTDSDNKTSPAVTQLNTTVTPTTQAPPTTSGPPPQCSYTVKSIKFGFQINITSSTTGNYNITINEEGRPDTENKSMVQHSSQNSSHEIKHLKPCTEYKHSVTFLDTSAGRENIHCNSTEKDNKTTIGMSEDDIEDATSCIPAYVCYRTDWDITSLQSTPNKIQDERCGSKTLCVKPGYNDICSDFTTTITSETCVSSSFSFTKSISIDFLNPSEINQTVPNKVPVEINTKLPPNCKSLSIDYNCWVFKPNLEPKRYCSPALSHKYQVLKKCCHLSVSSEHGRVRESKTLSELEPFTDYSCTGEIKDNDGTIKKTTAPVQFNIHCDLTIINTQNSTNTSIELSWTTTSQKCKDVPHHLQKLSYNCICSDVSNQKHKSTAEKQPSGGTCNVTGLKPYTDYTCEVQPIYNNKIVAQSNPVKQRTEIGIPDAITNIHMWSHPYYDRIEVNCEYIGSFNGPKKIYIARLHDRSGTLLESVNDTQCRFEFKDQSDHINYTVQVTAFNGHFESEPKTEIITTRSIILKDRGPRRPLVIIIIIILILITSAFLVYKICVPWHRKSKSDVNEDLMFQSTASYVTVPQSAHCRKKNAMGERPDGDTYQVILYSY, encoded by the exons GTCAAGACAGTAGTG GTGAAactggaaatggaaatggacTAG AAAATTCAAACccctcacctccacacaccacAGCAGTTTCCACTTCACCTTCGCTTTCCACTGTGTCTGTCATCTCCTCACCTGCAAGCACGGCAGCAAAATCTACTTCACCCTCAGTACCCATTGTATCTATCACCccctcacctccacacaccaTGGCAGCAGCTCCTGCCATGTCTTCAGACACTCCAACTGCTGCCGCCCAACCTCCACTCATCTCATCAGCCCCCACCTCAGTCTCCCCAAATCAGACAAACAATTCAACTACCATGTCTG CCACTCCTACCACACACCCAAACAAAACCAACATCCAAACAGACTCTGACAACAAGACCTCACCTGCAGTCACCCAGCTCAACACCACAGTGACTCCTACCACCCAAG ctcctccaacCACTTCAGGTCCACCTCCACAGT GTTCTTACACTGTAAAATCCATCAAGTTTGGCTTCCAGATTAACATTACAAGCTCTACGACTGGTAACTACAACATAACCATTAATGAAGAAGGCCGACCAGATACTGAAAACAAATCCATGGTTCAGCACTCCAGTCAAAATTCATCACATGAAATCAAACACCTGAAGCCCTGTACTGAATATAAGCACTCTGTGACATTTCTTGATACTAGTGCtggcagagaaaacatccaCTGTAACAGCACTGAAAAggataacaaaacaacaattggAATGA GTGAAGATGACATTGAAGATGCCACCAGCTGCATCCCTGCATATGTTTGTTACCGAACTGATTGGGACATCACCTCTTTACAATCAACACCAAATAAGATTCAAGATGAGCGATGTGGCAGTAAAACACTCTGTGTCAAACCTGGTTACAATGACATTTGCTCTGATTTTACTACAACTATCACATCAGAAACCTGTGTGAGCTCTTCCTTTAGCTTCACCAAAAGCATCTCTATTG attTCTTGAATCCAAGTGAAATAAATCAGACTGTTCCCAATAAAGTTCCtgttgaaataaacacaaaattacCTCCAAACTGTAAAAGCCTCTCCATTGATTACAACTGTTGGG tGTTTAAACCTAATCTAGAACCCAAAAGATACTGTTCACCAGCTCTGAGTCACAAATACCAGGTGCTGAAGAAATGctgtcatctttctgtctcctcagaaCATGGCAGAGTCCGTGAGTCTAAGACTTTGTCTGAGCTGGAACCTTTCACAGACTACAGCTGTACTGGTGAGATCAAGGACAACGATGGCACCATAAAAAAAACCACAGCTCCTGTTCAGTTTAACATTCACTGTG ATCTCACAATAAtcaacacacagaacagcaccAATACATCCATTGAGTTAAGTTGGACCACAACCAGTCAGAAATGTAAAGATGTCCCTCATCATCTTCAGAAGCTTTCATACAACTGCATCTGTAGTGATGTCTCCAATCAGAAACACAAGA GTacagctgaaaaacaaccaTCAGGAGGAACATGTAATGTTACTGGACTGAAACCTTACACTGATTACACCTGTGAAGTCCAACCCATCTACAACAACAAGATAGTTGCCCAGTCAAATCCAGTGAAACAGAGAACTGAGATTGGAA TACCAGACGCTATTACTAATATACACATGTGGTCACATCCATACTATGATCGGATTGAAGTAAATTGCGAATATATCGGGAGCTTTAATGGACCTAAGAAGATATACATAGCACGACTTCATGATCGTAGTGGCACTCTGCTTGAGAGTGTTAACGACACACAGTGTCGCTTTGAATTCAAAGATCAGAGTGACCACATAAACTACACAGTGCAG GTGACTGCTTTTAATGGACACTTTGAGAGTGAGCCCAAAACGGAAATTATAACCACTCGCT CCATCATTTTAAAAGATAGAGGCCCCCGACGTCCTCTggtcatcatcattatcatcatacTCATCCTCATCACATCTGCATTCTTGGTCTACAAGATCTGTGTTCCATGGCACAGAAAGTCCAAAAG TGATGTGAATGAAGATCTGATGTTTCAATCAACAGCGA GTTATGTTACTGTGCCTCAATCTGCTCATTGTCGCAAGAAGAACGCTATGGGAGAACGGCCTGATGGAGACACATACCAAGTCATCCTTTACTCCTATTAA
- the LOC108896380 gene encoding receptor-type tyrosine-protein phosphatase C isoform X24 has protein sequence MAGFCGLKILLLWVGILTLGDCSLLSLKTLLISAGITCQITTTTGQMSTATPPLQCSYTVTPIKFGFQIDITSSTTSDYTININEEGRPDTGRKSMVQHSSQNSSHEIKHLKPCTEYEHSVTFLDSAGREKLCSCSEHKTTTTEMSEDDIEDATSCIPAYVCYQTDWDITSLQSTPNKIQDERCGSKTLCVKPGYNDICSDFTTTITSETCVSSSFSFTKSISIDFLNPSEINQTVPNKVPVEINTKLPPNCKSLSIDYNCWVFKPNLEPKRYCSPALSHKYQVLKKCCHLSVSSEHGRVRESKTLSELEPFTDYSCTGEIKDNDGTIKKTTAPVQFNIHCDLTIINTQNSTNTSIELSWTTTSQKCKDVPHHLQKLSYNCICSDVSNQKHKSTAEKQPSGGTCNVTGLKPYTDYTCEVQPIYNNKIVAQSNPVKQRTEIGIPDAITNIHMWSHPYYDRIEVNCEYIGSFNGPKKIYIARLHDRSGTLLESVNDTQCRFEFKDQSDHINYTVQVTAFNGHFESEPKTEIITTRSIILKDRGPRRPLVIIIIIILILITSAFLVYKICVPWHRKSKSDVNEDLMFQSTASYVTVPQSAHCRKKNAMGERPDGDTYQVILYSY, from the exons ATGGCAGGTTTCTGTGGTCTCAAGATCCTGCTCCTCTGGGTAGGAATCTTGACTTTGGGTGACTGTA GTCTCCTGAGCCTCAAGACTTTGCTGATCTCAGCTGGGATCACCT GTCAGATTACTACTACCACTGGGCAAATGAGTACAG CTACCCCACCTCTGCAGT GCTCTTACACTGTAACACCCATCAAGTTTGGCTTCCAGATTGACATTACAAGCTCTACCACTAGTGACTACACCATAAACATCAATGAAGAAGGCCGACCAGACACTGGAAGAAAATCCATGGTTCAGCACTCCAGTCAAAACTCATCACATGAAATCAAACACCTGAAGCCCTGTACTGAATATGAGCACTCTGTGACATTTCTTGATAGTGCTGGCAGAGAAaaactctgcagctgcagtgaacATAAAACTACGACAACTGAAATGA GTGAAGACGACATTGAAGATGCCACCAGCTGCATCCCTGCATATGTTTGTTACCAAACTGATTGGGACATCACCTCTTTACAATCAACACCAAATAAGATTCAAGATGAGCGATGTGGCAGTAAAACACTCTGTGTCAAACCTGGTTACAATGACATTTGCTCTGATTTTACTACAACTATCACATCAGAAACCTGTGTGAGCTCTTCCTTTAGCTTCACCAAAAGCATCTCTATTG attTCTTGAATCCAAGTGAAATAAATCAGACTGTTCCCAATAAAGTTCCtgttgaaataaacacaaaattacCTCCAAACTGTAAAAGCCTCTCCATTGATTACAACTGTTGGG tGTTTAAACCTAATCTAGAACCCAAAAGATACTGTTCACCAGCTCTGAGTCACAAATACCAGGTGCTGAAGAAATGctgtcatctttctgtctcctcagaaCATGGCAGAGTCCGTGAGTCTAAGACTTTGTCTGAGCTGGAACCTTTCACAGACTACAGCTGTACTGGTGAGATCAAGGACAACGATGGCACCATAAAAAAAACCACAGCTCCTGTTCAGTTTAACATTCACTGTG ATCTCACAATAAtcaacacacagaacagcaccAATACATCCATTGAGTTAAGTTGGACCACAACCAGTCAGAAATGTAAAGATGTCCCTCATCATCTTCAGAAGCTTTCATACAACTGCATCTGTAGTGATGTCTCCAATCAGAAACACAAGA GTacagctgaaaaacaaccaTCAGGAGGAACATGTAATGTTACTGGACTGAAACCTTACACTGATTACACCTGTGAAGTCCAACCCATCTACAACAACAAGATAGTTGCCCAGTCAAATCCAGTGAAACAGAGAACTGAGATTGGAA TACCAGACGCTATTACTAATATACACATGTGGTCACATCCATACTATGATCGGATTGAAGTAAATTGCGAATATATCGGGAGCTTTAATGGACCTAAGAAGATATACATAGCACGACTTCATGATCGTAGTGGCACTCTGCTTGAGAGTGTTAACGACACACAGTGTCGCTTTGAATTCAAAGATCAGAGTGACCACATAAACTACACAGTGCAG GTGACTGCTTTTAATGGACACTTTGAGAGTGAGCCCAAAACGGAAATTATAACCACTCGCT CCATCATTTTAAAAGATAGAGGCCCCCGACGTCCTCTggtcatcatcattatcatcatacTCATCCTCATCACATCTGCATTCTTGGTCTACAAGATCTGTGTTCCATGGCACAGAAAGTCCAAAAG TGATGTGAATGAAGATCTGATGTTTCAATCAACAGCGA GTTATGTTACTGTGCCTCAATCTGCTCATTGTCGCAAGAAGAACGCTATGGGAGAACGGCCTGATGGAGACACATACCAAGTCATCCTTTACTCCTATTAA
- the LOC108896380 gene encoding receptor-type tyrosine-protein phosphatase C isoform X25, which yields MAGLCGLKILLLEFGIITLADCSQITTTAGPWSTASSPLQCSYTVTPIKFGFQIDITSSTTSDYTININEEGRPDTGRKSMVQHSSQNSSHEIKHLKPCTEYEHSVTFLDSAGREKLCSCSEHKTTTTEMSEDDIEDATSCIPAYVCYQTDWDITSLQSTPNKIQDERCGSKTLCVKPGYNDICSDFTTTITSETCVSSSFSFTKSISIDFLNPSEINQTVPNKVPVEINTKLPPNCKSLSIDYNCWVFKPNLEPKRYCSPALSHKYQVLKKCCHLSVSSEHGRVRESKTLSELEPFTDYSCTGEIKDNDGTIKKTTAPVQFNIHCDLTIINTQNSTNTSIELSWTTTSQKCKDVPHHLQKLSYNCICSDVSNQKHKSTAEKQPSGGTCNVTGLKPYTDYTCEVQPIYNNKIVAQSNPVKQRTEIGIPDAITNIHMWSHPYYDRIEVNCEYIGSFNGPKKIYIARLHDRSGTLLESVNDTQCRFEFKDQSDHINYTVQVTAFNGHFESEPKTEIITTRSIILKDRGPRRPLVIIIIIILILITSAFLVYKICVPWHRKSKSDVNEDLMFQSTASYVTVPQSAHCRKKNAMGERPDGDTYQVILYSY from the exons ATGGCAGGTCTCTGTGGACTCAAGATCCTGCTGCTCGAGTTTGGGATCATCACTTTGGCTGACTGTA GTCAGATTACTACTACAGCTGGGCCATGGAGTACAG CTTCCTCACCTCTACAGT GCTCTTACACTGTAACACCCATCAAGTTTGGCTTCCAGATTGACATTACAAGCTCTACCACTAGTGACTACACCATAAACATCAATGAAGAAGGCCGACCAGACACTGGAAGAAAATCCATGGTTCAGCACTCCAGTCAAAACTCATCACATGAAATCAAACACCTGAAGCCCTGTACTGAATATGAGCACTCTGTGACATTTCTTGATAGTGCTGGCAGAGAAaaactctgcagctgcagtgaacATAAAACTACGACAACTGAAATGA GTGAAGACGACATTGAAGATGCCACCAGCTGCATCCCTGCATATGTTTGTTACCAAACTGATTGGGACATCACCTCTTTACAATCAACACCAAATAAGATTCAAGATGAGCGATGTGGCAGTAAAACACTCTGTGTCAAACCTGGTTACAATGACATTTGCTCTGATTTTACTACAACTATCACATCAGAAACCTGTGTGAGCTCTTCCTTTAGCTTCACCAAAAGCATCTCTATTG attTCTTGAATCCAAGTGAAATAAATCAGACTGTTCCCAATAAAGTTCCtgttgaaataaacacaaaattacCTCCAAACTGTAAAAGCCTCTCCATTGATTACAACTGTTGGG tGTTTAAACCTAATCTAGAACCCAAAAGATACTGTTCACCAGCTCTGAGTCACAAATACCAGGTGCTGAAGAAATGctgtcatctttctgtctcctcagaaCATGGCAGAGTCCGTGAGTCTAAGACTTTGTCTGAGCTGGAACCTTTCACAGACTACAGCTGTACTGGTGAGATCAAGGACAACGATGGCACCATAAAAAAAACCACAGCTCCTGTTCAGTTTAACATTCACTGTG ATCTCACAATAAtcaacacacagaacagcaccAATACATCCATTGAGTTAAGTTGGACCACAACCAGTCAGAAATGTAAAGATGTCCCTCATCATCTTCAGAAGCTTTCATACAACTGCATCTGTAGTGATGTCTCCAATCAGAAACACAAGA GTacagctgaaaaacaaccaTCAGGAGGAACATGTAATGTTACTGGACTGAAACCTTACACTGATTACACCTGTGAAGTCCAACCCATCTACAACAACAAGATAGTTGCCCAGTCAAATCCAGTGAAACAGAGAACTGAGATTGGAA TACCAGACGCTATTACTAATATACACATGTGGTCACATCCATACTATGATCGGATTGAAGTAAATTGCGAATATATCGGGAGCTTTAATGGACCTAAGAAGATATACATAGCACGACTTCATGATCGTAGTGGCACTCTGCTTGAGAGTGTTAACGACACACAGTGTCGCTTTGAATTCAAAGATCAGAGTGACCACATAAACTACACAGTGCAG GTGACTGCTTTTAATGGACACTTTGAGAGTGAGCCCAAAACGGAAATTATAACCACTCGCT CCATCATTTTAAAAGATAGAGGCCCCCGACGTCCTCTggtcatcatcattatcatcatacTCATCCTCATCACATCTGCATTCTTGGTCTACAAGATCTGTGTTCCATGGCACAGAAAGTCCAAAAG TGATGTGAATGAAGATCTGATGTTTCAATCAACAGCGA GTTATGTTACTGTGCCTCAATCTGCTCATTGTCGCAAGAAGAACGCTATGGGAGAACGGCCTGATGGAGACACATACCAAGTCATCCTTTACTCCTATTAA